One window of the Macadamia integrifolia cultivar HAES 741 unplaced genomic scaffold, SCU_Mint_v3 scaffold542, whole genome shotgun sequence genome contains the following:
- the LOC122069174 gene encoding stem-specific protein TSJT1-like, protein MLAVFDKSVAKSPEGLQSPDSESVSAFKDGFLAQHFSSVHPASVTINLGSAGVMAFATDKQNPLLPRLFAVVDDIFCLFQGHIENIALLKQQYGLNKTANEVSIVIEAYRTLRDRGPYPANQVVRDLGGKFAFVLYDSSSKTSFIAADADGSVPFFWGTDSEGHLVLSDDNEIVKKACGKSFAPFPKGCFFTTSGGLRSYEHPMNELKAMPRIDSSGQVCGATFKVDVETKKESSMPRVGSAANWSSHY, encoded by the exons ATGCTCGCTGTGTTTGACAAATCCGTCGCAAAGAGTCCCGAAGGTCTACAGAGCCCCGATTCTGAATCGGTTTCCGCTTTCAAAGATGGGTTTTTGGCACAGCATTTCTCATCTGTTCATCCGGCTTCAGTCACCATTAATCTCGGATCTGCTGGTGTCATGGCCTTCGCTACTGATAAACAGAACCCTCTCCTTCCAAG GTTATTCGCTGTTGTAGACGACATATTCTGCCTATTTCAAGGGCACATTGAGAACATTGCTCTCCTGAAACAACAATATGGATTGAACAAGACTGCAAATGAAGTCAGCATTGTAATAGAAGCATATAGAACTCTAAGAGACAGAGGGCCTTATCCTGCAAACCAGGTTGTGAGAGATCTTGGTGGAAAGTTTGCTTTTGTCCTGTATGATAGCTCTTCAAAAACTTCCTTCATTGCTGCT GATGCTGATGGGAGTGTGCCCTTCTTCTGGGGAACTGATTCTGAAGGCCATCTTGTTCTGTCAGATGATAATGAGATTGTGAAGAAAGCTTGTGGAAAATCTTTTGCACCATTTCCTAAAG GGTGTTTCTTCACAACTTCTGGAGGCTTGAGGAGTTATGAGCATCCTATGAATGAACTGAAGGCAATGCCCAGGATTGACAGTTCAGGCCAGGTCTGCGGTGCGACATTCAAGGTTGATGTGGAGACCAAGAAAGAATCTAGCATGCCAAGAGTTGGGAGTGCTGCAAATTGGTCTTCTCACTACTGA
- the LOC122069184 gene encoding transmembrane emp24 domain-containing protein p24beta3-like — MGKKHNTLQLLGFIQVTSPGGNTVHTSKGTSGDKFDFKAPRSGMYKFCFHNPYSTPETVSFYIHVGHIPNEHNLAKDEHLDPINVKIAELREALESVTAEQKYLKARDTRHRHTNESTRKRVIFYTLAEYLLLACASTFQVMFIRRLFSKSVAYNRV; from the exons atggggaaaaag CATAATACATTGCAACTCTTGGGTTTCATACAGGTGACTTCTCCCGGTGGTAATACAGTGCATACATCGAAGGGTACATCAGGGGACAAGTTTGATTTCAAGGCTCCACGAAGTGGAATGTACAAATTCTGTTTCCATAATCCTTATTCAACACCTGAGACTGTATCTTTCTACATACATGTTGGCCATATCCCCAATGAACATAATCTTGCTAAAGATG AACATCTGGACCCCATAAATGTCAAAATTGCAGAACTAAGGGAGGCCTTGGAGTCTGTCACAGCTGAGCAGAAGTACCTGAAAGCACGTGACACACGACATCGTCATA CGAATGAGAGCACCCGAAAGAGGGTTATTTTCTACACACTTGCAGAATACCTTCTTCTGGCTTGCGCAAGCACATTCCAAGTGATGTTCATCCGCCGTTTGTTTAGCAAATCAGTTGCATACAACCGGGTTTGA
- the LOC122069185 gene encoding red chlorophyll catabolite reductase yields the protein MAVDHVGWQETKRRGTSQAEHDGNYCESWQTGSEAMRMLVDFLLGSWLHCELPSGGALDITTLVAYLNPSTDAPHFLVEFIKSSPTSLVLLLDLLPRKDLVLHQDYLDTFYSDTKLERWRQELEKLPEVQPYFLSSLYLRTFFSPTANLIRIDCGFKEGEPVEQGRLDEIIHGHIGPIAKEVLGIWLDHCACRVGGREVGESDKALLRKRDHLIKDSAVKIDLVSNLPRLFDPDVASRVISAIQEFFDV from the exons ATGGCTGTAGACCATGTGGGTTGGCAGGAGACCAAGCGGCGGGGGACAAGCCAGGCAGAGCATGATGGCAACTACTGCGAGAGCTGGCAAACAGGATCGGAGGCGATGAGGATGCTG GTTGACTTTCTACTGGGGAGTTGGCTGCACTGTGAATTGCCATCAGGAGGAGCCTTGGACATAACCACTCTTGTAGCCTACCTCAACCCTTCGACAGATGCACCACACTTCCTTGTGGAGTTCATAAAAAGCAGTCCCACGTCTCTAGTTCTCTTACTGGATCTACTGCCAAGGAAGGACCTTGTGCTCCACCAGGACTACCTTGACACATTCTACAGTGATACCAAGTTGGAAAGATGGCGGCAAGAATTAGAGAAACTCCCGGAGGTTCAGCCCTACTTCCTTTCCTCTCTTTATCTGCGTACCTTTTTTTCTCCCACAGCCAATTTGATTCGTATAGATTGTGGTTTCAAAGAGGGGGAGCCAGTGGAACAGGGCCGCTTGGATGAGATCATACATGGTCATATTGGTCCCATTGCTAAGGAAGTCTTAGGGATCTGGTTGGATCATTGTGCTTGCAGAGTAGGGGGTAGAGAGGTTGGTGAGTCCGATAAGGCCCTTTTGAGAAAGAGGGACCATCTAATTAAAGACTCTGCAGTAAAAATCGATCTTGTCTCCAACTTGCCAAGGTTGTTTGATCCTGATGTGGCAAGCCGAGTCATTAGTGCTATACAGGAGTTTTTTGATGTATAA